The Hymenobacter sp. DG01 genome has a segment encoding these proteins:
- a CDS encoding MSEP-CTERM sorting domain-containing protein — MQNLLNPKWLFVLNTLPLAVLALLLGGEYGVIHTLLPPDSQQLWLVLGSLLIGLGVVHAAYAGWQLKRKQPLPTLYGALALAAYIAFLYLYGYHLDRLFPREVPRWMVPGEMPLYAGTFLMPTLAHAALVILLNLTPADRPHRALANFGVALAVPIGAYLFGQLVLPWWQVPGGQFGQHALVVLFITGTLLFLFFLARGVYILLTRKAGVWAEYQLLWKVLITLVMPVLGLLVNSGVFFKEFGPSSSGIFGNFHGWWFYGLAVLNGALLCVSAPANKWWRLALLAGRSFTLAYTLYFFLVFLPFLPLSVIAVVAVGVGFLMLTPLLLLLVHLRELSQDVEVLRTYFSPRLVIGVLIASSLLLPLGITANYLYCRQALHQALAYIYTPDYSKPTPQIDANPLLYTLERVRAHKDPSASVFGSELPYLSTYFNWLVLDNLTLSEEKLRRLEQVFGSERPVYNREQFQRDEPEEEPRPQLTKLTSRSHYDARQAAWSSWVDLEITNPDQEGNAEYHTTLALPVGCWVQEYYLDMHGRREKGILAEKKSAMWVFAQIRNEQRDPGILYYLTGNRLALRVFPFAALEVRRTGFRVLHKEPVALQIAGQTVQLGEVAASAAQPLRQSVTTPGGQVVYLSATAKQALPLVQRRPYYHFLLDASATASAKPTAYQQRIESFLQQRPGAKATARYTLVNSGITTLPAGTDWLSAWQATPATGGYYLEGAMQRLLAEAWLHPTPEYPVLVAVTGSLQQAVLPANFAALQAATPEQSTFLVLAADGSAQAHSLLQRSSQPLPPPETSAEGRAVRAWPTAEQPRAYLPDNGQPSVVLGTETFSLPRALGQTWQDGLWLQGYQLYQAHNPAAAEPMRLAAIRGSFRSGILSPLTSYLALENEAQKAALLRKQNEVLAGNAALDVDDDVQRMSEPELWVLLLAVGIWGLRNWYRHQKEIALAK, encoded by the coding sequence ATGCAGAACCTGCTTAATCCGAAATGGCTATTTGTGCTCAATACGCTCCCGCTGGCCGTGCTAGCATTACTGCTGGGCGGGGAATACGGCGTTATCCATACCCTGCTACCCCCTGATAGCCAGCAACTGTGGCTCGTGCTGGGCAGTTTGTTAATAGGCCTGGGGGTAGTGCACGCAGCATACGCCGGGTGGCAGCTGAAGCGTAAGCAGCCCTTGCCAACGCTCTACGGGGCTCTGGCTTTGGCTGCGTACATAGCGTTCCTGTACCTGTACGGATACCACCTAGACCGCTTGTTTCCGCGGGAGGTGCCGCGCTGGATGGTGCCGGGTGAAATGCCGCTGTATGCCGGCACCTTCCTGATGCCCACCTTGGCACACGCCGCCCTCGTCATTCTGCTCAACCTAACCCCGGCCGACCGGCCCCACCGGGCCCTAGCCAATTTTGGGGTGGCCCTGGCCGTGCCGATCGGCGCCTACCTGTTCGGGCAACTAGTGCTGCCATGGTGGCAAGTGCCTGGCGGCCAGTTTGGGCAACACGCGCTGGTCGTGCTGTTCATCACCGGAACCCTGCTTTTTCTGTTTTTCCTGGCCCGCGGCGTGTATATCCTGCTCACCCGAAAAGCGGGGGTATGGGCTGAGTATCAACTCCTCTGGAAAGTGCTGATTACGTTGGTAATGCCAGTGCTCGGGCTGCTGGTGAATTCAGGCGTATTCTTCAAAGAATTTGGGCCCTCTTCCAGTGGCATCTTCGGGAATTTCCACGGTTGGTGGTTTTATGGGCTGGCCGTACTGAACGGGGCGCTGCTGTGTGTGTCCGCCCCGGCGAACAAGTGGTGGCGCCTGGCCCTGCTGGCGGGCCGAAGCTTCACACTGGCTTATACGCTGTACTTTTTTCTCGTCTTCCTGCCGTTCCTACCCCTATCCGTTATTGCAGTGGTAGCCGTTGGAGTTGGCTTCCTGATGCTGACGCCCCTGTTGTTGCTACTGGTGCATTTGCGCGAGCTAAGCCAGGACGTGGAGGTACTACGAACGTATTTCTCACCCCGACTTGTGATAGGAGTATTGATTGCCAGCAGCCTGTTGCTGCCCCTGGGCATTACGGCCAACTATCTGTACTGTCGCCAGGCCCTGCACCAAGCCCTGGCCTATATCTACACTCCGGATTACAGTAAGCCTACCCCTCAAATTGATGCCAACCCGTTGCTCTATACGCTGGAGCGGGTGCGGGCGCACAAGGACCCTAGTGCCAGTGTTTTCGGAAGCGAGCTGCCGTATCTCTCTACTTACTTCAACTGGTTGGTGCTCGATAACCTCACGCTGTCAGAAGAAAAGCTGCGGCGACTGGAGCAAGTGTTCGGCAGTGAGCGGCCGGTGTATAATCGGGAACAATTTCAAAGGGATGAGCCCGAGGAGGAACCACGCCCCCAGCTAACCAAGCTAACCAGCCGCAGCCACTACGATGCCCGGCAGGCGGCCTGGAGCAGCTGGGTAGATCTGGAAATCACCAATCCGGACCAGGAGGGCAACGCAGAATATCACACCACACTAGCGCTGCCCGTAGGCTGCTGGGTGCAGGAGTACTACCTGGATATGCACGGCCGCCGCGAAAAAGGCATTCTGGCCGAAAAAAAATCGGCTATGTGGGTGTTTGCGCAAATCCGGAATGAGCAGCGCGACCCTGGTATTCTGTACTACCTTACAGGCAACCGGCTAGCCCTGCGCGTATTCCCGTTTGCGGCCCTGGAAGTACGACGCACCGGTTTTCGGGTGCTGCACAAAGAGCCCGTAGCTCTGCAGATTGCCGGACAGACGGTGCAACTGGGTGAAGTGGCCGCTTCCGCTGCTCAACCACTTCGGCAATCTGTTACTACCCCTGGTGGGCAGGTAGTATATCTGAGTGCCACCGCCAAACAAGCCCTACCGCTAGTACAGCGTCGGCCTTATTACCACTTTTTGCTTGATGCCTCGGCTACTGCAAGCGCAAAGCCCACGGCGTATCAGCAACGCATAGAAAGCTTTCTGCAGCAACGGCCGGGTGCCAAAGCTACCGCCCGTTATACTCTGGTGAACAGCGGAATAACCACCTTGCCTGCCGGAACAGATTGGCTATCTGCCTGGCAAGCAACACCAGCTACTGGGGGCTACTACCTGGAAGGGGCTATGCAACGCCTCTTAGCGGAAGCTTGGCTCCACCCAACCCCGGAGTACCCCGTGCTGGTAGCCGTTACGGGTTCGTTGCAGCAGGCAGTGCTGCCCGCCAATTTTGCCGCGTTGCAGGCGGCTACTCCTGAGCAGTCTACCTTTCTGGTGTTGGCTGCCGATGGCTCCGCCCAGGCTCATTCTTTGCTGCAGCGTTCCAGTCAGCCGCTCCCGCCACCTGAAACCTCGGCGGAGGGTAGGGCCGTACGGGCCTGGCCGACGGCTGAGCAGCCCCGTGCCTACCTGCCCGACAACGGGCAGCCCTCGGTGGTGCTAGGGACAGAAACATTCTCCCTACCCCGTGCGCTGGGGCAAACCTGGCAGGATGGCTTGTGGCTGCAGGGCTACCAGCTATACCAGGCACACAACCCCGCTGCCGCCGAGCCCATGCGCCTGGCA
- the xrtK gene encoding exosortase K — translation MNTSRTKASVLYGSIGAGFLLLKFAYAGATSTDLLWLLGPTNALVGGALGSGSFFDPAQGFVHSDLQFTIDKSCSGFNFWLVCTGLLLAIGGRYAGSGKALGGGWLLSLPVLGYLLTVLVNASRILSAVALQRLLPGLGQRYAWAHQAEGVLVYLFFLILIYGGFRLLCSRYLSSYAEPA, via the coding sequence ATGAATACCTCACGCACAAAAGCCTCAGTGCTGTATGGCAGCATAGGAGCTGGCTTTTTGCTCTTAAAGTTTGCTTACGCCGGAGCCACATCCACTGACCTGTTGTGGCTGTTAGGCCCCACGAATGCTTTGGTAGGAGGAGCGCTAGGCTCTGGTTCCTTCTTTGATCCGGCCCAAGGATTCGTGCATTCCGATCTACAGTTCACTATTGACAAGTCCTGCTCAGGCTTCAACTTCTGGCTGGTATGCACCGGCTTGCTGCTTGCCATCGGTGGGCGGTATGCCGGGTCTGGCAAAGCGCTGGGAGGTGGGTGGCTACTGAGCTTGCCCGTGCTGGGCTACCTGCTCACGGTACTGGTGAATGCCTCCCGTATTTTGTCGGCGGTGGCCCTGCAGCGGCTGCTTCCCGGGTTAGGACAGCGCTATGCCTGGGCGCATCAGGCGGAGGGCGTGCTGGTATATCTGTTTTTTCTGATTCTTATCTACGGCGGCTTCCGGCTGCTTTGCTCCCGCTACCTCTCTTCTTATGCAGAACCTGCTTAA